The following coding sequences lie in one Calidithermus timidus DSM 17022 genomic window:
- a CDS encoding L-threonylcarbamoyladenylate synthase — protein MIVPPTPENLEKAAGILCSGGLVAFPTETVYGLGANALDAEAVARIFEAKQRPAFDPLIVHVASQEMLQQVAAEVPSQAEALIERFWPGPLTLVLPKAPAVPGIVTAGLPTVAVRMPDHPVALELLRCAGVPVAAPSANPFGYLSSTRAEHVARMLGERVDLILDGGLTTHGVESTIVLLGERPAVLRYGAVPLEELEPLIGPLALSVEESFKPLVPGQLPQHYAPRTPIHIARPEEVPTRGRKKLGYLAFKDVPRGFGVVKVLSPTGDLREAAAHLFEALHQLDMLGLEAIYAEPVPEEGLGRAIMDRLRRAAAK, from the coding sequence ATGATCGTGCCGCCTACGCCCGAAAACCTCGAGAAAGCCGCTGGGATCCTGTGCTCGGGTGGCCTGGTGGCCTTTCCCACCGAAACCGTCTACGGACTGGGAGCCAACGCCCTCGACGCCGAAGCTGTGGCCCGCATCTTCGAGGCCAAGCAGCGGCCCGCCTTCGACCCGCTGATCGTGCACGTGGCGAGCCAGGAGATGCTGCAGCAGGTGGCGGCGGAGGTCCCCTCCCAGGCCGAAGCCCTCATCGAGCGCTTCTGGCCGGGTCCGCTGACGCTTGTGCTGCCCAAGGCCCCAGCCGTACCGGGCATCGTGACGGCGGGCCTACCCACCGTGGCGGTGCGAATGCCCGATCACCCGGTAGCCCTCGAGCTGCTGCGCTGCGCCGGGGTGCCCGTCGCCGCCCCCAGCGCCAACCCCTTCGGCTACCTGAGCTCCACCCGCGCCGAGCACGTGGCGCGTATGCTGGGGGAACGCGTAGACCTCATCCTCGACGGGGGGCTCACCACCCACGGCGTCGAGTCCACCATCGTGCTGCTGGGCGAGAGGCCTGCCGTGCTGCGCTACGGGGCCGTTCCCCTGGAGGAACTCGAGCCGCTAATAGGCCCCCTGGCGCTGAGCGTTGAGGAGAGCTTCAAGCCACTGGTGCCGGGCCAATTGCCCCAGCACTACGCCCCACGCACCCCCATCCACATCGCCCGGCCCGAGGAAGTGCCCACCAGGGGCCGCAAGAAGCTGGGTTACCTGGCCTTCAAGGACGTGCCCAGGGGCTTTGGGGTGGTCAAGGTGCTCTCGCCCACCGGCGACCTGCGCGAAGCGGCGGCTCACCTCTTCGAGGCGCTGCACCAATTGGACATGCTGGGCCTCGAGGCCATCTACGCCGAGCCCGTCCCCGAGGAGGGGCTGGGGCGAGCCATCATGGATCGCCTGAGGCGAGCAGCGGCGAAGTGA